In the Nicotiana tabacum cultivar K326 chromosome 16, ASM71507v2, whole genome shotgun sequence genome, one interval contains:
- the LOC107797972 gene encoding uncharacterized protein LOC107797972 isoform X2: MLVHLEMLPLVVQLINRLSTGSNNRGQKLKRAAKFHLMPYKVDVLFYNRRRAQDDAYFINLLFLKGGATEEREDGEGGATEEREDGDSEDLDLT, from the exons ATGCTCGTTCACCTGGAGATGCTTCCGCTTGTTGTGCAACTAATCAATCGTCTATCTACTGGGAGTAATAATCGAG GTCAGAAACTAAAACGTGCAGCCAAATTTCATCTCATGCCATATAAAGTGGACGtgttattttataatagaagAAGAGCACAG GATGATGCATATTTCATAAATTTATTATTCCTAAAAG GTGGAGCAACTGAAGAAAGGGAAGATGGAGAAGGTGGAGCAACTGAAGAAAGGGAAGATGGAGATAGTGAAGATCTAGACCTTACCTAA
- the LOC107797972 gene encoding uncharacterized protein LOC107797972 isoform X1: MGLPKLYSKKMTKMVKRSKVKMKEKDLHPCQKLKRAAKFHLMPYKVDVLFYNRRRAQDDAYFINLLFLKGGATEEREDGEGGATEEREDGDSEDLDLT, from the exons ATGGGCCTCCCAAAATTATATAgcaagaaaatgacaaaaatggtgaaaagaagtaaagtaaaaatgaaagagaagGATCTCCATCCAT GTCAGAAACTAAAACGTGCAGCCAAATTTCATCTCATGCCATATAAAGTGGACGtgttattttataatagaagAAGAGCACAG GATGATGCATATTTCATAAATTTATTATTCCTAAAAG GTGGAGCAACTGAAGAAAGGGAAGATGGAGAAGGTGGAGCAACTGAAGAAAGGGAAGATGGAGATAGTGAAGATCTAGACCTTACCTAA